In the Pseudomonas sp. ADAK2 genome, one interval contains:
- a CDS encoding substrate-binding domain-containing protein produces the protein MKMLPKTLCLLAFSVSFACAGTASADTPSKPLRIGASFQEINNPYFVTMKNALQDAGGSIGAQLIITDARHDVSKQVSDIEDMLQKGIDILIINPTDSVGVQSAVKSAHAAGVVVVAVDAQADGPLDSFVGSKNFDAGSQACEYLAKSIGNKGDIAILDGIAVVPILERVRGCKDALAKHPDIKIVSIQNGKQERDQALTVTENMLQAQPGLKGLFSVNDNGSLGALSAIEASGLDVKLVSVDGAPEAIKAIQKPGSKFIATSAQFPRDQIRLALGVALAKKWGAQVPAAIPVDIALIDQAKAKDFSW, from the coding sequence ATGAAAATGCTTCCGAAAACCCTGTGTTTGCTGGCTTTTAGTGTGAGTTTTGCCTGTGCCGGGACTGCCAGTGCGGATACCCCGTCCAAACCGCTGCGTATCGGTGCTTCCTTCCAGGAAATCAACAACCCCTATTTCGTCACCATGAAAAACGCCCTGCAGGACGCTGGCGGCAGCATCGGTGCGCAACTGATCATCACCGATGCCCGGCATGACGTGTCCAAACAGGTCAGCGACATCGAAGACATGCTGCAAAAGGGCATCGATATTCTGATCATCAACCCCACCGACTCGGTCGGCGTGCAGTCGGCCGTCAAGTCTGCCCATGCGGCCGGTGTTGTGGTGGTGGCGGTGGATGCCCAGGCCGATGGGCCGCTGGATTCCTTCGTCGGCTCGAAAAACTTCGACGCCGGGTCCCAGGCCTGCGAGTACCTGGCGAAGAGCATCGGCAACAAGGGCGATATTGCCATCCTCGACGGCATCGCCGTGGTGCCGATCCTTGAGCGCGTGCGCGGCTGCAAAGACGCGCTGGCCAAGCACCCGGACATCAAGATTGTCAGCATCCAGAACGGCAAGCAGGAACGTGATCAGGCGCTGACCGTCACCGAAAACATGTTGCAGGCACAGCCCGGCCTCAAGGGCCTGTTCAGCGTCAATGACAACGGCTCCCTCGGCGCCTTGTCGGCCATCGAAGCCAGTGGCCTCGACGTCAAACTGGTCAGCGTCGACGGCGCGCCGGAAGCGATCAAAGCCATTCAGAAACCTGGCAGCAAATTCATCGCCACCTCGGCGCAGTTCCCCCGTGACCAGATCCGCCTCGCCCTCGGCGTGGCCCTGGCGAAGAAGTGGGGGGCGCAAGTCCCTGCGGCCATCCCGGTGGACATCGCGTTGATCGATCAGGCCAAGGCCAAAGACTTCAGTTGGTAG
- a CDS encoding DMT family transporter, protein MNQPTPIACHSKTTSNWRRTMPLPILEAGLLLTWSSGFVGARFSIDYAPALLVVFWRCVVVTLILLPFVAQSLRRTSLPALLKNAGIGLLAMAGYLAGVTQGIALGVPAGLAALFADLLPMGMALLAAVVLGQRLAWPVWAGLVIGLIGVVVVTHGALAWGDAPLWAYGLPLLGMLSLAVATLWQKHLPASQTLDLLPNLWLQCCVSSVAFALVEGTQGSLAPIPSTGFALSVLWTVGLSTMGGYGLYWLCLRRATATRVASVLYLSPPVTMLWAWAMFDEPLSWQMVSGMAVSGIGLWMVVRAEARQARS, encoded by the coding sequence ATGAACCAGCCCACACCGATCGCTTGCCACTCGAAAACCACCTCCAACTGGCGCCGGACGATGCCGCTACCGATACTCGAGGCCGGATTGCTGCTGACCTGGAGTTCCGGGTTTGTCGGCGCGCGCTTCTCGATTGATTACGCGCCGGCCTTGTTGGTGGTGTTTTGGCGCTGCGTTGTGGTCACGCTCATCCTGTTGCCCTTCGTCGCTCAATCATTGCGCCGGACCTCCCTGCCCGCCCTGCTGAAAAATGCCGGCATTGGCTTGCTGGCCATGGCGGGTTATCTGGCTGGCGTCACGCAAGGCATCGCCCTGGGCGTGCCGGCAGGCCTCGCCGCGCTGTTCGCCGATCTGTTGCCGATGGGCATGGCGTTGCTGGCCGCGGTGGTGCTCGGGCAACGACTGGCTTGGCCAGTCTGGGCCGGACTGGTTATCGGCCTGATTGGGGTTGTGGTGGTCACGCATGGCGCGCTGGCGTGGGGCGACGCGCCTTTATGGGCGTATGGCCTGCCGTTGCTCGGCATGCTGTCCCTCGCCGTCGCCACGCTGTGGCAGAAGCATTTACCCGCCTCGCAAACGCTGGATCTACTGCCCAATCTCTGGCTGCAATGCTGTGTGTCGAGCGTCGCCTTCGCCCTCGTCGAGGGCACACAGGGCAGCCTCGCGCCGATCCCCAGCACCGGGTTTGCGCTGAGCGTGTTGTGGACCGTGGGATTGTCGACCATGGGCGGCTATGGACTGTATTGGCTGTGCCTGCGCCGCGCGACCGCCACCCGAGTCGCCAGCGTGTTGTACCTGAGCCCGCCGGTTACGATGCTGTGGGCCTGGGCGATGTTTGACGAGCCGCTGTCGTGGCAGATGGTGTCGGGGATGGCGGTGTCCGGGATCGGGCTCTGGATGGTGGTGCGGGCGGAGGCTCGGCAGGCCCGGTCATGA
- a CDS encoding SDR family oxidoreductase: MSGISFDFSQQRILVTGASSGIGLEIACQLMACGAQVFALGRNLQVLQQLQADGCEVLAVDVADSAALEQALETLPVMHGLVNCAGISLLESARGITAEGFDRVMAVNARAAALIASRVAAAMIDAGEQGSIVNLSSQASLVALDDHLAYCASKAALDAMTRVQCAEWGRHGIRVNSVNPTVTLTPMAEAAWAQPAKRDPVLAAIPLGRFAESAEVALPVLFLLSAGASMISGVSLAVDGGYTAR; the protein is encoded by the coding sequence ATGAGCGGGATCAGCTTCGATTTCAGCCAGCAACGGATTCTGGTCACCGGCGCCAGCAGCGGCATCGGCCTGGAAATCGCCTGTCAGTTGATGGCGTGCGGTGCCCAGGTGTTTGCCTTGGGCCGCAATCTTCAGGTGTTGCAGCAGTTGCAAGCCGACGGCTGCGAGGTGCTGGCGGTGGATGTGGCCGACAGCGCGGCGCTGGAACAGGCCCTGGAAACATTGCCGGTGATGCACGGCTTGGTTAATTGCGCCGGTATTTCTCTGCTGGAATCTGCCCGGGGAATTACTGCCGAAGGGTTCGACCGGGTGATGGCCGTGAATGCCCGGGCGGCAGCGTTGATTGCCAGTCGTGTGGCGGCGGCGATGATCGATGCGGGCGAGCAGGGCAGCATCGTCAACTTGTCGAGCCAGGCCTCATTGGTGGCGCTGGATGATCACCTGGCCTATTGCGCGTCGAAAGCGGCGCTGGACGCCATGACCCGCGTGCAGTGCGCGGAGTGGGGTCGGCACGGGATACGGGTCAACAGCGTCAACCCGACCGTCACCCTGACGCCCATGGCAGAGGCCGCATGGGCGCAGCCGGCCAAACGTGATCCGGTGCTGGCGGCGATCCCGCTCGGGCGATTTGCCGAGTCGGCGGAAGTGGCGCTGCCCGTGCTGTTTTTACTCAGTGCCGGTGCCAGCATGATCAGCGGTGTCAGCCTTGCGGTGGATGGTGGCTACACCGCGCGCTGA
- a CDS encoding LacI family DNA-binding transcriptional regulator, with amino-acid sequence MSKQKSVTISDIAKRVNMTTITVSRALNNPHQVKAETLARILEVARELDYVPNTFARSLKRDESLIIGVITASVDNPFYSEMIKAISREAKKHGYTIMLVDTDNLPEIESKAVDTLLGYRVAGIILSPVSDEPKYQPDYLERLANGKTPVVLLDRTIHDSPFSRVVLDNYHSGYKAGQYLLQQNPGIKRLLVLTGPQHSRITEERLKGLHAVLGVQPSMQIDIYPGDYTLEPSFESTLAYLENGTAPDAIMGFNQLITMGALKALRARKISHEGITICGIDRLPFADIFGVPIACVAHDATLAGSSAVRVLLDHLEHPTRPRDKVIISGELDDAY; translated from the coding sequence ATGAGCAAACAGAAAAGCGTCACCATCAGCGACATTGCCAAACGGGTCAACATGACCACGATCACGGTGTCCCGCGCGCTGAACAACCCGCATCAGGTCAAGGCTGAGACGCTGGCGCGCATCCTTGAAGTGGCGCGTGAACTCGATTACGTGCCCAATACGTTTGCCCGTAGCCTCAAACGCGACGAAAGCCTGATTATCGGGGTGATTACCGCGTCCGTGGACAACCCGTTCTACAGCGAGATGATCAAGGCGATTTCCCGCGAGGCGAAAAAGCACGGCTACACCATCATGCTGGTGGACACCGACAACCTTCCGGAAATTGAAAGCAAAGCGGTGGATACGTTGCTGGGCTACCGCGTGGCGGGGATCATCTTGTCGCCGGTGTCGGACGAGCCGAAGTACCAGCCGGATTACCTTGAGCGGCTGGCCAACGGCAAAACACCGGTGGTGTTGCTTGATCGCACGATTCACGACAGCCCGTTCAGCCGGGTTGTGCTCGATAACTACCACAGTGGTTACAAGGCGGGGCAGTACCTGTTGCAGCAAAACCCCGGGATCAAGCGCCTGTTGGTGCTGACCGGCCCCCAGCATTCGCGGATTACCGAAGAGCGTCTCAAGGGATTACACGCCGTACTTGGCGTACAACCCTCGATGCAGATCGACATTTATCCCGGTGACTACACCCTTGAACCTTCCTTCGAAAGCACCCTGGCTTACCTGGAAAACGGCACGGCGCCGGACGCAATCATGGGGTTTAACCAATTGATCACCATGGGCGCGCTGAAGGCATTGCGGGCCAGGAAAATATCCCATGAAGGCATCACCATCTGTGGCATCGATCGTTTGCCGTTTGCCGATATTTTCGGTGTGCCGATTGCGTGTGTCGCTCACGATGCGACCCTGGCGGGCAGTAGCGCTGTGCGCGTATTGCTGGATCACCTCGAACATCCGACCAGGCCCCGGGACAAGGTCATCATCAGTGGTGAACTGGATGATGCTTACTGA
- a CDS encoding FGGY-family carbohydrate kinase, with translation MEYVIGVDIGTQSTKALLVDGQGRIVAQHSQGYRVDTPKVRWAEQWPQVWLDAVETCVVGCLQGAGVPREHIKALCISSLYGGSGIAVDADVQPLHPCLIWMDRRAGEQVEWVRENIDLERLFQITGNSVDSYYGFTKMLWLKQHQPQVWRQTRYLLPPNSYINHCLTGELAVDHSSAGNIGGVYDSAARCWSVEMLEALGIAPSLMPERLLYSGEVVGGLLPEWAERLGLPTGMPILAGGVDAAMATLAAGVTQPGNHVAMIGTSMCWGYLNQQVDARHGLVSMPHVYNGHRDLYIFGGAITAGASVNWFREQFCQAEELQAQRSGEDSHWLLEQQATKIPPGSEGLLFLPYLMGERSPVWDDRASGSFVGLNLFHSRIHLYRAVLEGVSFALRHNIEAGTRGAHSLDPRLIVVGGASHSDLWMQIIADITHYPVFTIVQEVEAALGAALLAAHSVGLVDDRQMDQGWVQLQKRAEPIAGNVAAYDQAFADYLRLYPALKPIMHSLQQH, from the coding sequence ATGGAATACGTCATTGGCGTGGATATCGGTACACAAAGCACCAAGGCGTTGTTGGTCGATGGCCAGGGACGGATTGTCGCCCAGCACAGCCAGGGTTATCGGGTGGATACACCGAAAGTGCGCTGGGCCGAGCAGTGGCCGCAGGTCTGGCTGGATGCCGTGGAAACGTGCGTGGTCGGTTGCCTGCAAGGCGCCGGCGTGCCGCGCGAGCACATCAAGGCGCTGTGCATCAGCAGTTTGTACGGCGGTTCGGGGATTGCCGTCGATGCTGACGTGCAACCCCTGCACCCGTGCCTGATCTGGATGGACCGGCGTGCCGGCGAGCAAGTGGAGTGGGTGCGGGAGAACATCGACCTGGAGCGGCTGTTCCAGATCACCGGTAACTCGGTCGACAGTTACTACGGCTTCACCAAGATGCTCTGGCTCAAGCAACACCAACCGCAGGTGTGGCGCCAGACCCGCTATCTTCTGCCGCCCAACAGCTACATCAACCATTGCCTGACCGGCGAACTGGCGGTGGACCACAGTTCCGCCGGTAACATCGGCGGAGTTTACGACTCGGCCGCTCGTTGTTGGTCGGTGGAAATGCTCGAAGCGCTGGGCATCGCGCCGAGCCTGATGCCCGAGCGCTTGTTGTATTCCGGTGAAGTGGTCGGGGGCTTGCTGCCGGAGTGGGCCGAACGCCTGGGCTTGCCGACCGGGATGCCGATTCTGGCCGGTGGCGTGGATGCCGCGATGGCCACGTTGGCGGCGGGCGTGACCCAGCCCGGCAACCATGTGGCGATGATTGGCACCAGCATGTGCTGGGGTTATCTAAACCAGCAGGTCGATGCCCGGCATGGACTGGTGAGCATGCCCCACGTCTATAACGGCCATCGCGACCTGTACATTTTCGGTGGCGCGATTACCGCCGGGGCGTCGGTCAACTGGTTCCGCGAGCAGTTCTGTCAGGCCGAAGAACTGCAAGCGCAACGCAGCGGTGAAGACAGTCATTGGTTGTTGGAGCAGCAGGCGACGAAGATTCCGCCGGGCAGTGAAGGGCTGCTGTTTCTGCCTTATTTGATGGGTGAGCGCAGCCCGGTGTGGGACGACCGCGCCAGTGGCAGCTTTGTTGGCCTCAATTTGTTTCACAGCCGTATCCACCTGTACCGCGCGGTGCTGGAAGGGGTGAGTTTTGCCCTGCGCCACAACATCGAGGCCGGCACTCGCGGCGCCCATTCGCTGGACCCACGGCTGATCGTGGTCGGCGGCGCCAGCCATTCCGATTTGTGGATGCAGATTATCGCCGACATCACCCACTACCCGGTCTTCACCATCGTCCAGGAAGTCGAAGCGGCCCTCGGCGCGGCGTTGCTGGCGGCCCACAGCGTCGGTTTGGTGGATGACCGGCAAATGGATCAGGGCTGGGTGCAACTGCAGAAACGGGCGGAACCGATCGCCGGCAACGTTGCCGCGTATGACCAGGCCTTTGCCGACTACCTGCGCCTGTACCCGGCGCTGAAACCGATCATGCACAGCCTGCAACAGCACTGA
- a CDS encoding ABC transporter permease — translation MNTSINTFDPSRLRFNVARLSRSPAFFPFVGLLVVTLFMIFASDKFLTSANLENIARQVSINAIIAVGMTCVILTGGIDLSVGPVMALSGTLTAGLMVAGLPPGLAIGAGMLVGVAFGIGNGLFVAYLHMPPIIVTLATMGIARGLGLMYTDGYPISGLPDWFGFFGRESLFGVQVPILIMLVTYLVAYVLLQHTRIGRYIYAIGGNEEAVRLSGVRAPRFKLLVYGISGLTAAIAGLVLTSRLMSGQPNAGVSFELDAIAAVVLGGASIAGGRGVILGTLVGAMLLGVLNNGLNMLGVSPYVQSVIKGGIILLAIFISRQRHK, via the coding sequence ATGAATACCTCCATTAATACCTTCGACCCATCGCGGCTGCGCTTTAACGTTGCGCGTCTGTCTCGTTCGCCTGCGTTCTTTCCCTTTGTCGGGCTGCTGGTGGTCACGCTGTTCATGATCTTCGCCAGCGACAAATTCCTCACCTCGGCCAACCTGGAGAACATCGCCCGGCAAGTGTCGATCAACGCGATCATCGCGGTCGGCATGACCTGCGTGATTCTCACCGGCGGCATCGACTTGTCGGTGGGGCCGGTGATGGCTTTGTCCGGCACGTTGACCGCCGGTTTGATGGTCGCCGGTTTGCCGCCCGGTCTGGCCATCGGCGCCGGGATGCTGGTGGGCGTGGCGTTCGGCATCGGCAACGGATTGTTCGTCGCTTACCTGCACATGCCGCCGATCATCGTCACCCTGGCGACCATGGGCATCGCCCGCGGCCTGGGCCTGATGTACACCGACGGCTATCCGATTTCCGGGTTGCCGGACTGGTTCGGTTTTTTCGGCCGCGAAAGTCTGTTCGGCGTGCAAGTGCCGATTCTGATCATGCTCGTGACCTACCTGGTGGCCTATGTGCTGCTGCAACACACGCGCATCGGTCGCTACATCTACGCCATCGGCGGCAATGAAGAAGCGGTGCGCTTGTCCGGGGTGCGGGCGCCGCGCTTCAAGTTGCTGGTGTACGGCATCAGTGGTTTGACCGCCGCCATCGCCGGGCTGGTACTGACCTCGCGCTTGATGAGCGGGCAGCCGAATGCCGGTGTGTCGTTCGAACTGGACGCGATTGCCGCCGTGGTGCTGGGCGGTGCGTCGATTGCCGGCGGGCGCGGGGTGATCCTCGGCACGCTGGTCGGGGCGATGCTGCTGGGCGTGCTCAATAACGGTTTGAACATGCTCGGGGTGTCGCCTTACGTCCAGAGCGTTATCAAGGGCGGGATCATCCTGCTGGCGATTTTCATCAGTCGCCAACGGCACAAGTAA
- a CDS encoding PaaI family thioesterase — MPHFETSLQDSAAPEGVCYGCGGSNPHGLHIKSVWHEDGVHVIAEHIPEAKYCGWPDLVYGGLIAMLVDCHSNWTAMAYHYRAEQREAGSLPRIDCVTGNLGIKFIKPTPMGVPLTLRAKVEGDVGRKTRVVCEVFAGDVLTAIGDSIFVRVDTGQLANAAHGR; from the coding sequence ATGCCTCATTTCGAAACGTCCCTGCAAGACAGCGCCGCGCCCGAAGGCGTGTGTTACGGCTGCGGCGGTAGCAACCCGCATGGGCTGCACATCAAGAGCGTCTGGCATGAAGACGGCGTGCATGTCATCGCCGAGCACATCCCGGAGGCCAAATACTGCGGCTGGCCGGATCTGGTCTACGGCGGTTTGATTGCGATGCTGGTCGATTGCCACTCCAACTGGACGGCGATGGCCTACCACTACCGCGCGGAACAGCGTGAAGCGGGAAGCCTGCCGCGCATCGATTGCGTCACCGGCAACCTCGGCATCAAGTTCATCAAACCGACACCCATGGGCGTGCCGCTGACCCTGCGGGCGAAAGTCGAGGGCGATGTCGGGCGCAAAACCCGGGTGGTCTGCGAGGTTTTCGCCGGCGACGTGCTTACCGCGATTGGCGACTCGATTTTCGTGCGGGTGGATACCGGGCAATTGGCGAACGCGGCGCATGGCCGATAA
- a CDS encoding sugar ABC transporter ATP-binding protein, with protein MSSLLKLENICKSYPGVQALKGIDLEVQRGEIHALLGENGAGKSTLMKILVGVEHQDQGQILIDGQAQQFATYHDAIAAGIGIVFQEFSLIPYLNAVENIFLGHELVSGLGLLRKREMQDKARALFVRLGVSIDLQCPIKHLSVAEQQFVEIAKALALDARLLVLDEPTATLTPTEAELLFQIMRELKRQDVAVIFISHHLEEIFQVCDRISVLRDGCNVGVTDVVDSDIDRLVEMMVGRRLECSFPPKTQKPRGPVLLEVKDIQLTRNGPHNHFELHQGEILGFAGLVGSGRTELALAVIGALPVVSKDVHLRGHSVSLRDPAQALAQGIGLLPESRKSEGLITDFSIRENISLNNLQKYEHYHLIDQGQECSTTEALMKQLSIKAPSGESRVFNLSGGNQQKVVIARWINHHCDILIFDEPTRGIDVGAKAEIYALMRALTEQGYAIIMISSELPEVIGMCDRVAVFNKGAIVTVLEASAVNPQEVMRHATGSQNEYLH; from the coding sequence ATGAGCAGTCTTTTGAAGTTGGAAAACATCTGTAAATCCTACCCCGGCGTGCAAGCGCTCAAAGGTATCGACCTGGAAGTGCAGCGCGGTGAAATACACGCCTTGCTCGGTGAGAACGGCGCGGGCAAGTCGACCCTGATGAAAATCCTGGTGGGCGTGGAGCATCAGGACCAGGGGCAGATTCTGATCGATGGCCAGGCGCAGCAGTTTGCGACCTACCACGACGCCATCGCCGCCGGCATTGGCATCGTGTTCCAGGAGTTCAGCTTGATCCCGTACCTGAATGCGGTAGAGAACATCTTCCTCGGCCACGAACTGGTCAGTGGCCTGGGCCTGCTGCGCAAGCGCGAGATGCAGGACAAGGCGCGGGCGTTGTTCGTGCGTTTGGGTGTGAGCATCGACCTGCAATGCCCGATCAAACACCTCAGCGTGGCCGAGCAGCAGTTCGTCGAAATCGCCAAGGCCCTGGCGCTGGATGCGCGTTTGCTGGTGCTCGACGAACCCACCGCGACCCTCACGCCGACCGAGGCCGAATTGCTGTTCCAGATTATGCGTGAACTCAAGCGCCAGGACGTGGCGGTGATTTTCATCTCCCATCACCTGGAAGAGATTTTCCAGGTCTGCGACCGCATCAGCGTGCTGCGCGACGGCTGTAATGTCGGGGTCACCGATGTGGTGGACAGCGACATCGATCGGCTGGTGGAAATGATGGTCGGTCGGCGCCTGGAGTGCAGCTTTCCGCCGAAGACGCAAAAGCCTCGCGGCCCGGTGCTGCTGGAGGTCAAGGACATTCAATTGACCCGCAACGGTCCGCACAATCATTTTGAGTTGCACCAGGGCGAGATTCTCGGCTTCGCCGGGCTGGTCGGCTCGGGGCGCACCGAACTGGCGTTGGCGGTGATCGGTGCCTTGCCGGTTGTTAGCAAGGACGTTCACTTGCGCGGGCACAGCGTCAGCCTGCGCGACCCTGCTCAGGCCCTGGCGCAAGGCATCGGCTTGCTGCCGGAAAGTCGCAAGAGTGAAGGGCTGATCACCGATTTCAGCATCCGCGAAAACATCTCGCTGAATAACCTGCAAAAGTACGAGCACTACCACCTGATTGATCAGGGCCAGGAGTGCAGCACCACTGAAGCCTTGATGAAGCAACTGTCGATCAAGGCCCCCAGCGGCGAGAGCCGGGTGTTCAACCTCAGCGGTGGCAATCAGCAGAAAGTCGTGATTGCGCGCTGGATCAACCACCACTGCGACATCCTGATTTTCGACGAACCCACACGCGGCATCGACGTCGGCGCCAAGGCCGAAATCTATGCGCTGATGCGTGCCCTGACCGAACAGGGTTACGCGATCATCATGATTTCCTCGGAACTGCCGGAAGTCATCGGCATGTGCGACCGCGTGGCGGTTTTCAACAAAGGCGCCATCGTCACAGTGCTGGAAGCCTCCGCCGTCAACCCGCAGGAAGTCATGCGCCACGCCACCGGGAGCCAGAATGAATACCTCCATTAA
- a CDS encoding SMP-30/gluconolactonase/LRE family protein, which yields MPAQEELRLFSSCQSDLGESPVWDETCNALLFVDISGGQINVLDEQANLTRLYESPSRIGALALTQAGNLIFTQNAGVAVLNRVSLRVSQNSKLAITLSSFRFNDGACDPQGRFITGLMDEAHSKNTGKLYRYDAGLNASVMLDHICLPNGLVWSIDGSELFFVDSVARTIYRARYPATGQYLEQVSVFAHTPPDLGRPDGLAMDVEGGIWVCQFNGGCLLRYDRHGELTQTLEVPVPRPTSCCFGGADMRTLFITSAKFGMSPAEQADFPESGNIYCIRLPIPGVPRHRFKEL from the coding sequence ATGCCTGCTCAGGAAGAGCTGCGGCTTTTTTCATCGTGTCAGTCTGATCTGGGCGAAAGCCCGGTTTGGGACGAAACCTGCAACGCGCTGTTGTTCGTGGACATTTCAGGAGGACAGATCAACGTCCTGGACGAACAGGCCAACCTTACACGGCTCTACGAGTCGCCATCACGGATCGGTGCGTTGGCATTGACCCAGGCCGGTAACCTGATTTTTACCCAGAATGCCGGCGTCGCCGTTCTGAATCGTGTCAGCCTTCGGGTGAGCCAAAACTCGAAACTGGCGATTACGCTTTCCTCCTTTCGTTTCAACGATGGTGCTTGTGATCCTCAGGGACGCTTCATCACCGGATTGATGGACGAAGCTCACAGCAAAAATACCGGCAAGCTGTATCGATATGACGCAGGGCTGAACGCCTCGGTGATGCTGGACCATATCTGCCTGCCCAATGGCCTGGTGTGGTCAATCGACGGCAGTGAACTGTTTTTTGTCGATTCGGTAGCGCGCACTATTTACCGCGCCCGCTATCCGGCCACTGGCCAATACCTGGAACAGGTGTCGGTGTTTGCCCATACACCGCCGGACCTCGGTCGCCCGGACGGGTTGGCGATGGACGTGGAAGGGGGCATCTGGGTATGCCAGTTCAATGGCGGCTGCCTGCTCAGGTACGATCGCCACGGCGAATTGACCCAGACCCTTGAGGTGCCGGTCCCGCGTCCCACCAGTTGCTGCTTCGGCGGGGCGGACATGCGCACGTTGTTCATCACCAGCGCCAAATTCGGTATGTCGCCTGCCGAACAGGCGGACTTCCCCGAATCCGGAAATATCTACTGCATCCGACTGCCGATCCCCGGCGTTCCCCGGCACCGGTTCAAGGAGCTTTAA
- a CDS encoding alcohol dehydrogenase catalytic domain-containing protein — protein MDKNTQAQMQAVVCHGPKDYRLERIGKPQARPDELVIRIAACGICASDCKCHSGAAMFWGGDNPWVKAPVVPGHEFFGYVEQVGEGAEEHFEVQVGDKVIAEQIVPCGKCRFCKSGKYWMCEVHNIFGFQREVAEGGMAQYMRIPKTAIVHKIPESVSLEDSALIEPMSCAIHTVNRGDIQLDDVLVIAGAGTLGLCMVQVAALKTPKKLVVIDMVDERLELAKQYGADVVINPSRDDARAIINSLTDNYGCDVYIETTGVPAGVTQGLELIRKLGRFVEFSVFGAETSADWSIIGDRKELDVRGAHLGPYCYPVAIDLFERGLVTSKGIVTHDFPLDDWEEAFALANSVKSIKVLLKPGQ, from the coding sequence ATGGACAAGAACACTCAAGCCCAGATGCAAGCGGTTGTCTGCCACGGCCCGAAAGACTATCGCCTGGAACGCATCGGCAAACCGCAGGCGCGGCCCGATGAACTGGTGATCCGCATCGCGGCGTGCGGTATCTGCGCCAGCGACTGCAAGTGCCACTCCGGGGCGGCGATGTTCTGGGGCGGCGACAACCCGTGGGTCAAGGCGCCGGTGGTGCCGGGTCACGAGTTTTTCGGGTATGTGGAGCAGGTGGGCGAGGGCGCCGAGGAACACTTCGAGGTGCAGGTCGGCGACAAGGTGATTGCCGAGCAGATCGTGCCGTGCGGCAAGTGCCGCTTCTGCAAGTCCGGCAAATACTGGATGTGCGAAGTGCACAACATTTTCGGTTTCCAGCGCGAAGTCGCCGAGGGCGGCATGGCGCAGTACATGCGCATCCCCAAAACCGCCATCGTGCACAAGATCCCGGAGTCGGTGTCGCTGGAAGACTCGGCCTTGATCGAACCGATGTCCTGCGCCATCCACACCGTCAATCGCGGTGACATCCAGCTCGACGACGTGCTGGTGATTGCCGGTGCCGGCACCCTCGGCTTGTGCATGGTGCAAGTGGCGGCGCTGAAAACCCCGAAAAAACTGGTGGTGATCGACATGGTCGACGAGCGTCTGGAGCTGGCCAAACAGTACGGCGCCGACGTGGTGATCAACCCGTCCCGGGACGACGCCCGCGCCATCATCAACAGCCTCACCGACAACTACGGCTGCGACGTGTACATCGAAACCACCGGCGTACCGGCGGGCGTGACCCAAGGGCTGGAGCTGATTCGCAAGCTCGGGCGTTTTGTCGAGTTCAGTGTGTTCGGCGCCGAAACCAGTGCCGACTGGTCGATCATCGGCGACCGCAAGGAACTGGATGTGCGCGGCGCGCACCTCGGACCGTATTGCTACCCGGTGGCCATTGACCTGTTCGAGCGCGGCCTGGTGACCTCCAAAGGCATCGTCACTCACGATTTCCCGCTCGACGATTGGGAAGAGGCGTTTGCCCTGGCCAACTCGGTGAAGTCGATCAAGGTCCTGTTGAAGCCAGGCCAGTAA